The DNA region TCAAGTCCGCAGAGCAGTTGTCGGCCACCACCCTGCTGCGCTTCGCCACCGCCGGATCCGTCGACGACGGCAAGTCCACCCTCGTCGGACGCCTCCTGCACGACTCCAAGTCGGTCCTCACCGACCAGCTCGAAGCCGTCGCACTGGCCTCCACCAACCGCGGCCAGGAAGCACCCGACCTGGCCCTGCTGACCGACGGCCTGCGCGCCGAGCGCGAGCAGGGCATCACCATCGACGTCGCCTACCGCTACTTCGCCACCCCGAAGCGCCGGTTCATCCTCGCCGACACCCCGGGCCACGTGCAGTACACCCGCAACATGGTCACCGGCGCCTCCACCGCCGAGCTCGCCGTGGTCCTCGTCGACGCCCGCAACGGCGTCGTCGAACAGACCCGCCGCCACGCCGCCGTCGCCGCCCTCCTGCGCGTCCCCCACGTCGTCCTCGCCGTCAACAAGATGGACCTCGTGGAGTACGCTGAGCCCGTGTTCGCCGCCATAGCGGAGGAGTTCACCGCGTACGCCGCCTCGCTCGGCGTCCCGGAGATCACCGCGATCCCGATCTCCGCGCTGGCCGGGGACAACGTCGTCGAACCCTCCGCCCACATGGACTGGTACGGCGGCCCCACGGTCCTGGAGCACCTGGAGACGGTGCCGGTCAGCCACGACCTGACCGCCTGCCACGCACGCTTCCCCGTGCAGTACGTCATCCGCCCCCAGAGCGCCGAACACCCCGACTACCGGGGATACGCCGGCCAGATCGCGGCCGGGGTGTTCCGGGTCGGCGAGACCGTCTCGGTCCTGCCCTCCGGACGCACCACCACGATCGAGGGGATCGACGCGCTCGGCGAGAGCGTCGACATCGCCTGGGCCCCGCAGTCGGTCACGATCCGGCTGGCCGACGACATCGACGTCTCACGCGGCGACCTGATCGCACCGGCCTCGGACGTGCCCGCGACCACTCAGGACGTCGAGGCGACCGTCTGCCACGTCGCCGACCAGCCGCTCACGGTCGGCCAGCGGGTGCTCCTCAAGCACACCACCCGCACGGTCAAGGCGATCGTCAAGGACATTCCCTCCCGTCTCACGCTGGACGACCTCTCCCAGCACCCGGCCCCCGGGCAGCTCGTCGCCAACGACATCGGCCGGGTCGTGGTGCGGACCGCCGAGCCGCTGGCGCTCGACGCCTACGCGGC from Streptomyces sp. B1I3 includes:
- a CDS encoding sulfate adenylyltransferase subunit 1, with product MTAPIKSAEQLSATTLLRFATAGSVDDGKSTLVGRLLHDSKSVLTDQLEAVALASTNRGQEAPDLALLTDGLRAEREQGITIDVAYRYFATPKRRFILADTPGHVQYTRNMVTGASTAELAVVLVDARNGVVEQTRRHAAVAALLRVPHVVLAVNKMDLVEYAEPVFAAIAEEFTAYAASLGVPEITAIPISALAGDNVVEPSAHMDWYGGPTVLEHLETVPVSHDLTACHARFPVQYVIRPQSAEHPDYRGYAGQIAAGVFRVGETVSVLPSGRTTTIEGIDALGESVDIAWAPQSVTIRLADDIDVSRGDLIAPASDVPATTQDVEATVCHVADQPLTVGQRVLLKHTTRTVKAIVKDIPSRLTLDDLSQHPAPGQLVANDIGRVVVRTAEPLALDAYAASRRTGSFLLIDPADGTTLTAGMAGASFSAVTAQDTEDTTAEDAEWDF